From a region of the Capricornis sumatraensis isolate serow.1 chromosome 22, serow.2, whole genome shotgun sequence genome:
- the MRPL2 gene encoding large ribosomal subunit protein uL2m isoform X1: MALRVVTRALGSLSLTPRIAAVPGPSLLPAAQVTNNVLLQLPSASMLLPCRPVLTSVALSAKFVSWKSRTKYTTMPVKMRKSGGRNHTGRIQVHGIGGGHKQRYRMIDFLRFRPEQESKPGPFEEKVMFVRYDPCRSADIALVAGGNRKRWIIATENMKAGDTILNSDHIGRMAVAAREGDAHPLGALPVGTLINNVESEPGRGAQYIRAAGTCGVLLRKVNGTAIIQLPSKRQMQVLETCIATVGRVSNVDHNKRVIGKAGRNRWLGKRPNSGRWHRKGGWAGRKIRPLPPMKSYVKLPSAAAQS, from the exons ATGGCCCTGCGGGTAGTGACCCGCGCTCTTGGCTCACTGAGCTTGACCCCCCGGATTGCCGCCGTCCCCGGCCCAAGCCTGCTCCCGGCCGCCCAG gTGACGAACAATGTCCTCCTTCAGCTGCCCTCTGCGTCGATGTTGCTTCCCTGCCGCCCAGTCCTTACCTCTGTGGCCCTTAGTGCTAAGTTTGTATCCTGGAAGAGTCGTACGAAGTATACCACTATGCCAGTAAAGATGAGGAAGTCTGGGGGCCGAAACCACACAG GCCGTATCCAGGTGCATGGTATTGGTGGGGGCCACAAGCAGCGTTATCGAATGATTGACTTTCTGCGGTTCCGGCCCGAGCAGGAATCCAAGCCAGGACCCTTTGAGGAGAAGGTCATGTTTGTCCGCTATGATCCCTGTAG GTCAGCAGACATAGCTCTGGTTGCTGGGGGCAACCGGAAACGCTGGATCATTGCCACAGAAAACATGAAGGCTGGAGATACAATCCTGAACTCTGACCACATAGGCCGAATGGCAG TTGCTGCTCGGGAAGGGGACGCTCATCCTCTTGGGGCCTTGCCAGTGGGGACCCTTATCAACAATGTGGAGAGTGAGCCAGGCCGCGGGGCCCAGTATATCCGAGCCGCAG ggacctGTGGCGTGCTGCTGCGGAAGGTGAACGGGACAGCCATTATCCAGCTGCCCTCTAAGCGGCAGATGCAG GTTCTGGAGACGTGCATAGCCACAGTGGGCCGAGTCTCCAACGTTGACCACAACAAACGGGTCATCGGCAAGGCTGGGCGGAATCGCTGGCTGGGAAAGAGGCCGAACAGTGGGCGATGGCACCGCAAGGGGGGCTGGGCAGGCCGAAAGATCCGGCCGCTGCCCCCCATGAAGAGTTACGTGAAGCTGCCCTCAGCTGCTGCCCAAAGCTGA
- the MRPL2 gene encoding large ribosomal subunit protein uL2m isoform X2 — protein sequence MALRVVTRALGSLSLTPRIAAVPGPSLLPAAQVTNNVLLQLPSASMLLPCRPVLTSVALSAKFVSWKSRTKYTTMPVKMRKSGGRNHTGRIQVHGIGGGHKQRYRMIDFLRFRPEQESKPGPFEEKVMFVRYDPCRSADIALVAGGNRKRWIIATENMKAGDTILNSDHIGRMAVAAREGDAHPLGALPVGTLINNVESEPGRGAQYIRAAGSGDVHSHSGPSLQR from the exons ATGGCCCTGCGGGTAGTGACCCGCGCTCTTGGCTCACTGAGCTTGACCCCCCGGATTGCCGCCGTCCCCGGCCCAAGCCTGCTCCCGGCCGCCCAG gTGACGAACAATGTCCTCCTTCAGCTGCCCTCTGCGTCGATGTTGCTTCCCTGCCGCCCAGTCCTTACCTCTGTGGCCCTTAGTGCTAAGTTTGTATCCTGGAAGAGTCGTACGAAGTATACCACTATGCCAGTAAAGATGAGGAAGTCTGGGGGCCGAAACCACACAG GCCGTATCCAGGTGCATGGTATTGGTGGGGGCCACAAGCAGCGTTATCGAATGATTGACTTTCTGCGGTTCCGGCCCGAGCAGGAATCCAAGCCAGGACCCTTTGAGGAGAAGGTCATGTTTGTCCGCTATGATCCCTGTAG GTCAGCAGACATAGCTCTGGTTGCTGGGGGCAACCGGAAACGCTGGATCATTGCCACAGAAAACATGAAGGCTGGAGATACAATCCTGAACTCTGACCACATAGGCCGAATGGCAG TTGCTGCTCGGGAAGGGGACGCTCATCCTCTTGGGGCCTTGCCAGTGGGGACCCTTATCAACAATGTGGAGAGTGAGCCAGGCCGCGGGGCCCAGTATATCCGAGCCGCAG GTTCTGGAGACGTGCATAGCCACAGTGGGCCGAGTCTCCAACGTTGA